Part of the Bacillus sp. THAF10 genome is shown below.
CAGACTTCCCTCTATCATCATTCCCTATTAAAGTGGCTTTGGATCATAACTTGACCCGGTCCAGTCCGTCAGCTCGCACACGGCCTCCCAAAGCTTTGGATAAAATTCAAATTTCGCGCCCTTTTCCAACGCTTGTGCTGGGATACCCTTGAGACTCTTTGTATTCAGTCCGATCATGCGGCGCACAAGCTGAATATGCTGCTTACGGAAGGTTTGGAAGTTTTCATCAAACGCAATAAGCTCCTGCATTAACAGGAATAACTCGTAATTGTCTTTAGCAGCCTGATGAAGCATAAATGGCGTGAGCTGCTTAACTTGTAACAGGTGCTCAAATGGATCCCACAGGGTTGGTCCTAGACGCAGAATTTCGTTAAAGCCTGGGGAATCCTGCCCACTGCCACGGCCTAATGCTAAACGAATCGTGTGGTAGTCACGCGGGCTGATTACTTTCACCATATCAAAGACTGGTGGTAG
Proteins encoded:
- a CDS encoding tryptophan 2,3-dioxygenase family protein, whose protein sequence is MEQKKLTDYEKYIRTDELLGLQKSDAELCCDDELTFQMIHQIAELHFKLIIQYIHLADKNMQKNEVLPAVHQLQRVNMHLKQLPPVFDMVKVISPRDYHTIRLALGRGSGQDSPGFNEILRLGPTLWDPFEHLLQVKQLTPFMLHQAAKDNYELFLLMQELIAFDENFQTFRKQHIQLVRRMIGLNTKSLKGIPAQALEKGAKFEFYPKLWEAVCELTDWTGSSYDPKPL